The Phaeodactylum tricornutum CCAP 1055/1 chromosome 8, whole genome shotgun sequence genome has a window encoding:
- a CDS encoding predicted protein yields MSLAAPKIAILGGGAAGLAAARVVHRQSGGKVRPVVLEQGDAMGGVWNYRDETAATKPMYRHLRTNLPKEIMAFRELPWPNLEPNASFVTHRQVLDYLHHYRDRFKLEPFIRYRTRVTHLRILSDRVGDTVEYISQSRLSTREEPLPRVELTTDTDGKECSEAFDGVFVCNGHYGVPAIPALDGLEQYFRGQTLHAMAYDNPDAFRGQTVLCVGGRASGSDIARELSGVCRHVFLSDSTAPDDAPITEFNVTWVPPTVRVREDGAVTFARTDFVAKKVDTIIFCTGYDYNFPFISESTSNLDFDATIGTRRVKPLFEQLWHATYPNLCFVGLPHSVIPFPLFELQAEAVWSSWTNSPSVLPDQSARQQHAEEAAVSGGEGKVDDGRVPQDSHYLGSAQWDYCRRLASYADIYDNRMEDFLVTNKTIYDHTWVQRKNVFPAGPDTYRDYCYQRLETQRSFRQYRKCEARELISH; encoded by the exons ATGTCGCTGGCCGCTCCCAAAATTGCAATCCTTGGGGGAGGAGCAGCAGGGCTAGCGGCGGCACGTGTCGTACACCGCCAAAGTGGCGGAAAGGTTCGTCCCGTTGTATTGGAACAAGGAGATGCAATGGGTGGCGTATGGAATTACCGAGACGAGACGGCAGCTACCAAACCCATGTATCGTCACTTACGGACCAACTTGCCCAAAGAAATCATGGCGTTTCGGGAACTACCCTGGCCTAATTTGGAGCCCAATGCAAGTTTTGTAACACACCGTCAAGTACTGGACTACCTACATCATTACCGCGATCGTTTCAAGTTGGAACCATTCATTCGCTACCGCACACGTGTCACGCATCTACGGATCCTCTCCGATCGGGTTGGGGATACCGTGGAATATATTTCGCAAAGCCGGCTTTCGACTCGGGAAGAACCGTTGCCACGTGTCGAACTCACTACAGATACCGACGGAAAAGAGTGTAGCGAAGCGTTTGATGGAGTCTTTGTATGCAACGGACACTACGGAGTACCGGCGATTCCTGCTTTGGATGGATTGGAACAATACTTTCGGGGACAAACTCTACACGCCATGGCCTACGATAACCCCGACGCCTTTCGGGGACAAACGGTGCTTTGCGTTGGTGGACGAGCGAGTGGATCGGATATTGCTAGGGAACTGTCCGGAGTTTGTCGCCACGTTTTCTTGTCCGATTCAACGGCGCCCGACGACGCTCCCATCACCGAGTTTAACGTTACCTGGGTGCCGCCAACGGTTAGGGTACGGGAAGACGGTGCCGTTACGTTCGCTCGCACTGATTTCGTTGCGAAAAAGGTCGATACCATTATCTTTTGTACGGGGTACGACTACAATTTTCCTTTTATTAGCGAGTCCACGTCCAATCTGGATTTCGACGCTACAATTGGAACACGGCGAGTCAAACCCTTGTTTGAGCAACTGTGGCATGCCACGTACCCAAACCTGTGCTTCGTAGGATTGCCCCATTCGGTCATCCCCTTTCCGCTTTTTGAATTGCAAGCGGAAGCAGTCTGGTCCTCTTGGACCAATTCACCCAGCGTTTTACCGGATCAGAGTGCACGTCAACAACATGCGGAAGAAGCAGCCGTGTCTGGCGGAGAGGGTAAAGTTGACGATGGTCGGGTACCGCAGGATTCGCACTATTTAGGATCCGCACAATGGGATTACTGCCGACGTTTGGCAAGTTACGCCGACATATACGATAATCGTATGGAAGACTTCCTTGTCACCAACAAG ACAATTTACGACCACACTTGGGTGCAGCGTAAGAATGTCTTTCCCGCCGGCCCCGATACATACCGGGATTATTGCTATCAGCGTCTCGAAACGCAGCGATCGTTTCGACAGTACAGGAAATGTGAGGCACGTGAATTGATATCACACTAA
- a CDS encoding predicted protein (This gene is involved in malate metabolism. Neuronal networks by SignalP weakly indicate the presence of a signal peptide encoded at the 5'end of the gene. However, there is no clear evidence for a transit peptide because the cleavage site is unusual (SAS-HK) and the putative transit peptide has not enough Serine.), which translates to MVSRLPVTGVEVVRDTIRYSGVSTPISEREGLGIRGLVPAAFLPLELDVERCMLQMRSKESPLEKYIYLHNIQDVSERLFYAILCKYTSEVMPLVYTPTVGEACQNFSAIYRGTLRGMYFSLEDSGKIRTLLDNWFTSKITTIVVTDGERILGLGDLGVNGMGIPIGKLALYTACGGIDPAKVLPVHIDVGTNNEENLNDPYYLGLRRPRERGQAYDDLIAEFFEAAQNKFGANVMIQFEDFGNLNAFRLLSAWQDKACTFNDDIQGTAAVALAGLLASNRLTGKDLIDHIFLFAGAGEAGTGIAELLALAIAEKGHLPIEQARKKIFLVDSKGLVTKSRLDSLQHHKVDFAHDVDDCPNLLAAIDMLKPTGLIGVSAIPNSFTKEICENMAAHNKIPVIFALSNPTSKAECTAQEAYEWTDGRAIFCSGSPFDPVTLQDGRQRVPGQGNNAYIFPGIGLGVLAAGSTRITNYDMLLAAETLAAEVGPEELDVGCMYPPLSRIRQVSKNIAIAVANQAHETGVATEQRPVDMGKYVESLMYDPFEEVDVHLGSKK; encoded by the coding sequence ATGGTGTCACGACTTCCCGTTACGGGCGTCGAAGTCGTTCGCGATACTATTCGATATTCTGGGGTATCCACTCCGATTTCCGAACGGGAAGGCTTGGGGATTCGAGGCTTGGTACCCGCTGCCTTTCTCCCACTCGAACTCGACGTCGAACGATGCATGTTGCAAATGCGGTCCAAAGAATCGCCACTGGAAAAGTACATTTATCTGCACAACATTCAGGATGTCTCGGAACGTCTCTTTTATGCTATTCTTTGCAAGTACACGTCCGAAGTCATGCCGTTGGTCTACACACCCACCGTCGGTGAAGCATGTCAGAACTTTTCGGCCATTTATCGGGGTACGCTTCGCGGCATGTACTTTTCGCTAGAAGATTCGGGCAAGATTCGTACACTCCTCGACAATTGGTTTACCTCCAAGATTACTACAATTGTTGTCACGGATGGTGAACGGATTCTAGGATTGGGTGATCTCGGTGTCAACGGTATGGGTATTCCCATTGGGAAATTGGCCCTGTACACGGCCTGCGGTGGCATCGATCCGGCCAAGGTCTTGCCGGTACACATTGACGTGGGCACCAACAACGAGGAAAATCTGAACGATCCGTACTACCTCGGTCTTCGACGGCCTCGGGAGCGAGGGCAAGCCTACGATGATTTGATTGCCGAGTTCTTTGAAGCTGCTCAGAACAAATTCGGAGCCAATGTGATGATTCAATTCGAGGACTTTGGTAACTTGAACGCCTTCCGGCTACTAAGTGCGTGGCAAGACAAGGCCTGCACTTTCAATGACGATATTCAAGGAACGGCAGCCGTGGCTCTGGCCGGTTTGCTTGCTTCCAACCGACTCACTGGCAAAGACTTGATTGATCACatttttttgtttgccgGCGCGGGGGAAGCCGGGACCGGTATTGCTGAACTATTGGCGCTCGCCATTGCCGAGAAGGGCCACTTACCAATTGAACAAGCTCGGAAGAAGATCTTTCTCGTCGATTCGAAGGGTTTGGTGACCAAATCGCGTTTGGATAGCCTACAGCACCACAAGGTCGATTTTGCGCACGATGTGGACGACTGCCCAAACTTGTTAGCAGCAATCGACATGCTCAAGCCTACCGGATTGATCGGTGTATCCGCCATTCCGAATTCGTTTACGAAAGAAATTTGCGAAAACATGGCTGCCCACAACAAAATTCCGGTCATTTTTGCGTTGAGCAATCCTACGTCCAAGGCGGAATGCACGGCGCAAGAAGCCTATGAATGGACCGATGGGCGTGCAATTTTTTGCAGCGGCAGTCCATTTGATCCGGTGACGTTGCAGGATGGGCGCCAACGTGTCCCGGGGCAGGGCAACAACGCATACATTTTCCCGGGCATTGGGCTTGGCGTATTGGCGGCCGGATCTACTCGCATTACAAATTACGATATGCTGTTGGCAGCGGAAACGTTGGCGGCGGAAGTAGGTCCCGAAGAGTTGGACGTCGGTTGCATGTATCCTCCACTGTCTCGGATCAGACAGGTTTCGAAAAACATTGCAATCGCCGTTGCCAATCAGGCGCACGAAACGGGAGTAGCAACCGAGCAGAGACCGGTGGATATGGGAAAGTACGTGGAATCACTCATGTACGATCCATTTGAGGAGGTTGACGTTCACTTGGGATCCAAGAAGTAG
- a CDS encoding predicted protein has translation MSASVSDPLATHGMLVLSILSAAALVGSVFYIFYPAVEVFRRGARGKDTLDVLQNAERVSATNPPLISIIIPAYNEEERITIMLQEAFDYLSLKSCPALESLRQAVRHYNSLATVDSRTIEWIVVNDGSTDQTCQVYESFVRNIPKQQTPMTWKCLSLARNSGKGAAVQAGMLRAKGLFRLMVDADGATSFRPGLEAVTASLQGTQAPIVFGSRAHLEQTVQRSFVRTTLMKGFHILVEWLVGAHEIRDTQCGFKIFRDDAAAVLFETLHLQRWAFDTELVFVAHRLQLPMQEVAVPWHEVEGSKLHTSAFSLIVVAVQMLRDMLCVRLCYTFGLWKVVTLQPASKED, from the coding sequence ATGTCTGCATCGGTAAGCGATCCTCTTGCGACACACGGAATGCTCGTGTTGAGTATCCTCTCGGCGGCAGCACTTGTCGGAAGTGTGTTTTACATATTTTACCCCGCTGTGGAGGTGTTTCGACGGGGTGCCCGAGGCAAGGACACCCTAGACGTTCTACAAAATGCGGAACGAGTTTCTGCAACGAACCCACCATTGATTTCTATCATTATACCTGCCTATAATGAAGAAGAGAGAATCACGATTATGCTGCAAGAAGCCTTCGACTATCTATCCTTGAAATCCTGCCCGGCGTTGGAATCTCTGAGGCAGGCGGTTCGTCACTACAATTCGCTCGCCACCGTCGATTCGCGAACAATCGAATGGATTGTTGTCAACGACGGTTCGACTGATCAAACATGCCAAGTCTACGAATCGTTTGTAAGGAATATTCCGAAACAACAAACACCCATGACTTGGAAGTGTCTCAGTCTAGCTCGCAACTCTGGCAAAGGGGCGGCCGTCCAGGCCGGCATGCTCCGGGCGAAGGGATTGTTTCGTCTCATGGTTGATGCTGACGGCGCGACGTCGTTTAGACCGGGTTTAGAAGCCGTCACTGCTTCGTTGCAAGGAACACAAGCGCCCATCGTGTTTGGGAGTCGCGCACACTTGGAGCAAACGGTCCAACGCAGTTTCGTGCGTACAACCTTGATGAAAGGCTTTCACATCCTCGTTGAATGGCTTGTTGGAGCTCACGAAATTCGGGATACTCAGTGTGGCTTCAAGATCTTTCGAGACGATGCCGCTGCCGTTCTGTTTGAGACCTTGCATTTACAACGCTGGGCCTTTGATACGGAACTCGTCTTTGTCGCGCATCGACTCCAATTGCCCATGCAAGAAGTGGCTGTACCCTGGCACGAGGTAGAAGGCAGCAAACTGCATACCAGTGCGTTTTCGCTCATTGTGGTCGCGGTTCAGATGCTGCGCGATATGCTCTGCGTGCGGCTCTGCTATACGTTCGGACTCTGGAAGGTTGTAACCTTACAACCAGCCTCGAAAGAGGACTGA
- a CDS encoding predicted protein gives MKKKCEENEETSFWGGYYGKSSHRNNRKDNSLESGTRRDRTSCCVRFKAEIHPCQDWFLVADSGSSRKLDIPESFAPEGKRVILWKTLATGLTIGTLLYTWTETGNPDFYLAYVTSWSLLASSLYMTLSFFNTILASRTPQPPERATGRIKATWIFYVLATHGEMIVTVLYWWAEYTPDIPIRFANLAPHGGVLMLIFFDGVWVNRIPIRWMHWWGLVLPFDCSYLLWTIIHAFLDIGNPNKTSSSAEMNDDAIYRALEWQTDWQEALIMSILVVFVVGPVLFFAQWMLTLYLLPCCCVRDQLRYLDSPQQDNKANISDVEEGSIFAKWG, from the coding sequence ATGAAGAAGAAGTGCGAAGAAAACGAGGAGACTAGCTTTTGGGGCGGTTACTATGGGAAGAGTAGCCATAGGAACAACCGAAAGGATAATTCGTTAGAAAGCGGTACACGTCGTGACCGTACATCCTGCTGTGTCAGGTTTAAAGCCGAAATCCATCCTTGTCAAGACTGGTTTCTCGTTGCAGACTCAGGATCTAGTCGAAAACTCGACATTCCTGAATCGTTTGCTCCCGAAGGGAAACGCGTTATCTTGTGGAAGACCCTGGCAACTGGATTGACAATTGGAACCTTGCTTTATACATGGACCGAGACTGGCAACCCCGATTTCTATCTAGCATATGTGACTAGCTGGTCTCTGCTAGCCTCATCTCTCTACATGACATTGAGCTTCTTCAACACGATTCTCGCCAGCCGCACTCCTCAACCCCCGGAACGTGCTACTGGCCGAATCAAAGCGACTTGGATTTTTTACGTCCTCGCCACTCACGGTGAAATGATCGTGACAGTCTTGTACTGGTGGGCCGAGTATACACCGGATATTCCCATTCGGTTTGCCAATTTGGCCCCGCATGGCGGTGTTTTGATGCTCATCTTTTTCGATGGCGTCTGGGTGAATCGCATCCCCATTCGATGGATGCACTGGTGGGGACTGGTACTGCCCTTTGACTGTTCATACTTGTTGTGGACAATCATCCACGCATTCTTGGATATTGGCAACCCAAACAAAACGAGCAGCAGCGCCGAGATGAACGATGACGCAATCTATCGTGCATTGGAATGGCAGACCGATTGGCAGGAGGCTTTGATTATGTCAATTCTCGTTGTTTTTGTGGTTGGACCAGTTCTTTTTTTCGCACAGTGGATGTTGACTTTGTATTTGCTaccttgttgttgcgttCGCGACCAGTTGCGATACTTGGACAGTCCGCAGCAGGACAACAAGGCCAACATTTCCGACGTGGAGGAGGGATCTATCTTTGCCAAATGGGGTTAA